The sequence CCGGAAGACGTTATCGTCACCTATTCGCTTGGGTCGTGTCTCGGTGTTACCGCGTATGACCCCAAGAAGCGGATTGGCGGGCTGATTCATTGTTTGCTGGCTCGTGCGTCCACCTCCCCGAAGCGGGCGCAGCAGAATCCGTACATGTTCGTGAACACCGGAGTGGCGATGATGGTGCGCAAGCTGGCCATGAAGGGAGCGGACATCAAGCGGCTGGAGTTCAAGGCTGCGGGCGGGGCGAACATGCGCAACGAGGACACCTTTCTTACAGGACAGAAAAATTACGAGGCCCTTTTGCGACTCATGGAGCGCAACGAGATAAAGCTGAAGGCGTCGGATGTGGGTGGTTCCATCCCCCGCACGATTTTTCTGCATCTGGATACGGGGAAGGTCGTGATGAAATCGCTTGGGCGGATGAAGGAGCTTTAGGGCTTGCTCGGATAATAATGCGGGCGGGTCTTTTGCTACGGGAAAGGCTTTGCTAGGATGGATGCATGATCAGAAGAATCGGCAGCTGGTTCAAGCGAAGGAGCGGCTCGGATAAACGCAACCGCAGCCGTGTGGACATCGGGTTTCCCGCCTTCATCGAGGTCGGGGATGTCATTACGCCCGTGACCACGGAGAATCTGAGCATGAACGGTGCGCTTTGCACCGGAGCCGATTCGTTTATTGAAGGCGAGNCCTGCCAGCTCATCATTCCGGTGGCTGGCGGGATTCGGATCGCTGTGGAGGGCCTGGTGGTCCGCTCGGATGGTGAGTCCACGGCCATCCGGTTCACCGGCATGGATCCCGAAAGTTTTACCCATCTGCGCAGGATGGTGGAACTCAACGCGCATGATCCGGACCGCATCGAGCGGGAGCTTCGCGGGGAGAAGACTACTCCGCCTGAATCTCGTAAGTCTTGAGTTTGCGGTAGAGCGAGCTTCGTTCCATACCCACCGCCTTGGCGAGCTGCGAAACATTGCCGCCGAATTCCCTGAGTTTCGATTCCAGAAAACGAGCTTCGAAGTCGGCCCGGGCCTGCTTGAAGTCCACGGGGCCGCGTTCGAATTCCGGGCCGTTCGGGATAGGGGGCTGTTCGCCTTCGGCGGCTTGGGTGCGCACGGGGCATATCTCGGGCGGCAGGCGTTCGGCGTTGACGGTGTCGCCAGCGTACATGATGAACATACGTTCCACGAAGTTTTTCAGTTCCCGGACATTGCCCGGCCAGCGGTAGGTTGTGAGACACTGCATGGCATCGTCATCGAATGCCAGCGGCTTGAAGCCGTGCTGTCTGGCTATCTTGTCCATGAAGGCCCGTATGAGCAGAGGAACGTCCTCGGCGCGCTCCCGCAGGGGGGGCACTTCCAGTGGAAAAACTTTCAGGCGGTAGTAGAGGTCCTCGCGGAAATTCCCGACCTTGATCTCTTCGGCAAGGTCCTTGTTGGTGGCGGCGATGACACGGGCATCGACCTTGATGGTCTTGCGGCCCCC is a genomic window of Desulfovibrio oxyclinae DSM 11498 containing:
- a CDS encoding chemotaxis protein CheD; amino-acid sequence: MSLLVVNISDMKISTNPEDVIVTYSLGSCLGVTAYDPKKRIGGLIHCLLARASTSPKRAQQNPYMFVNTGVAMMVRKLAMKGADIKRLEFKAAGGANMRNEDTFLTGQKNYEALLRLMERNEIKLKASDVGGSIPRTIFLHLDTGKVVMKSLGRMKEL
- a CDS encoding PilZ domain-containing protein, translated to MIRRIGSWFKRRSGSDKRNRSRVDIGFPAFIEVGDVITPVTTENLSMNGALCTGADSFIEGEXCQLIIPVAGGIRIAVEGLVVRSDGESTAIRFTGMDPESFTHLRRMVELNAHDPDRIERELRGEKTTPPESRKS